The following proteins are encoded in a genomic region of Papaver somniferum cultivar HN1 unplaced genomic scaffold, ASM357369v1 unplaced-scaffold_10, whole genome shotgun sequence:
- the LOC113326729 gene encoding pectinesterase/pectinesterase inhibitor PPE8B-like: MAASSSNVSSLSMLLIPLISIVIFLSSSPVYVHSFSSSFDANDLSMPGSCSGNPSSNELLASLTTSIEQIKTVTTLVAGFINQFDDFRLTNAVNDCIDLLDFSADELSWSASATQNPHGKDNSTGNRKSDLQSWLSAALGNQETCRDGFEGTNSFIANIIGTNLIQVSSLVRNVLGMVCNGVPSAGSSSLPSRTTKPAPLSKATKPSSKLPPPGNHPNRKLLRADDGDIKFPQWMKRADRRLLQVSPSGITANAVVAVDGSGTHATIMDAVLAAPDSSASRYVIHVKSGVYIENVEIKKKKWHIMIIGDGMNSTVITGNRNFIDGWTTFRSATFAVAGRGFIARDITFENTAGPEKHQAVALRSDSDLSAFYRCGILGYQDTLYAHSLRQFYRECKITGTVDFIFGNGAAIFQNCQILARKGLPNQKNTITAHGRKDPNQNTGFSIQFSNISADSDLFASGNMTQTYLGRPWKQYSRTVFMKSFMSSAIRPEGWLPWDGDFALDTLYYGEYMNYGPGAGLENRVKWPGYHPLYNSTQASFFTVGNFLDGNLWLPSTGVSFTAGLGE; this comes from the exons ATGGCAGCTTCTTCTAGCAATGTCTCATCCCTCTCCATGTTACTCATACCCCTGATCTCAATTGTCATCTTCTTATCATCTTCACCTGTTTATGTTcactccttttcttcttcttttgatgcCAATGATTTGTCGATGCCGGGATCATGTTCGGGAAATCCGTCCTCAAATGAACTTTTAGCATCACTTACCACATCAATTGAACAGATAAAAACTGTTACTACTCTTGTTGCCGGGTTCATTAACCAATTCGACGATTTCCGTCTAACCAATGCAGTTAACGATTGCATCGACTTGCTCGATTTCTCTGCTGATGAGTTAAGCTGGTCTGCTTCTGCAACACAGAATCCCCATG GTAAGGATAACAGTACTGGGAACCGGAAATCTGACCTACAATCGTGGCTAAGTGCTGCGTTAGGAAATCAAGAGACATGTAGAGACGGTTTTGAAGGTACCAACAGTTTTATAGCCAACATAATTGGAACAAATCTGATACAAGTGTCGTCCTTGGTTAGAAATGTACTCGGTATGGTCTGTAATGGAGTTCCCTCGGCCGGCTCATCTTCGTTGCCGTCAAGAACAACCAAGCCGGCGCCGCTATCAAAAGCAACCAAGCCGTCGTCGAAATTGCCACCACCAGGTAATCACCCTAATAGGAAGCTATTGAGGGCTGACGATGGGGATATCAAATTTCCGCAGTGGATGAAACGTGCTGACCGAAGGCTTTTACAAGTTTCGCCGAGTGGGATAACAGCTAatgctgttgttgctgtggaTGGATCTGGTACGCATGCAACGATTATGGATGCGGTGTTAGCTGCTCCTGATAGCAGTGCGAGTAGATACGTGATACATGTGAAGAGTGGTGTCTATATAGAGAATGTCgaaatcaagaagaaaaaatgGCATATCATGATAATTGGAGATGGAATGAACTCTACAGTTATTACTGGTAACCGCAACTTCATTGATGGTTGGACGACATTCCGATCAGCAACATTTG CTGTGGCGGGCAGAGGATTCATAGCCAGAGATATAACTTTTGAGAACACAGCCGGACCTGAGAAGCACCAAGCGGTGGCACTACGGTCAGACTCCGATCTATCTGCATTTTACAGATGTGGCATTCTTGGGTACCAAGACACGTTATACGCACATTCGCTGCGTCAATTTTACCGTGAATGCAAAATTACTGGTACGGTAGATTTCATATTTGGCAACGGTGCTGCTATATTTCAAAACTGTCAAATTCTTGCAAGAAAAGGTCTTCCTAACCAGAAGAACACTATCACCGCACACGGCCGTAAAGACCCAAACCAAAATACAGGTTTCTCAATCCAATTCTCTAACATTTCCGCTGATTCGGATCTGTTTGCATCGGGTAACATGACTCAGACCTACTTGGGTCGCCCATGGAAGCAGTATTCAAGAACTGTTTTCATGAAATCTTTTATGAGTAGTGCTATCAGACCAGAAGGTTGGTTACCATGGGATGGAGATTTTGCTTTGGATACATTGTATTATGGTGAGTACATGAACTATGGACCAGGAGCCGGTTTAGAGAACCGTGTCAAATGGCCGGGTTACCATCCGCTTTATAACTCGACTCAGGCAAGTTTCTTCACTGTTGGCAATTTTTTGGATGGCAATTTATGGTTGCCATCAACTGGTGTTTCATTCACAGCAGGCTTGGGGGAATAG